The window TGCAGTTTATTCATATTCCTTGTACAGTGCTCTGTTGTATGAATAGGTCACAATTTTCCTATTTTACTGTTGATGAGCATCTGGATTATGTCCAGGTTTTGGTTAATACAAATAATACTGCTGTGATCATTCTCATACATGTGTCTTGAGGCACATGACCAAGAACTACTTTAGAGAATATTAAACCGAGGAATGCAATTGCAGGTCGACATTCCTAGATAATGTCAAATGGTTATAGAAAGTGATTTTGCCAATTAATACTCGTAGCAGCGAGAGTGAACTGGGAAGAAAAGCGTTAACAGCAGATCCGcaattccctccctcctctggacaCCCTAAACAGTATTGGTCTTACCAGACATCCTTTAAATATTATGATGAGATTTTAACTAGCAGGGCGATAGGTGAGAAAGTTCTAACCTAAGAATGTTTTTAGGAGGAGTTAGATAGTTCATCTCTCTACACTGAATCTCataaataaaactggaatttCTGGTTATATGGGAAACAATTGGCTACAGAATGAAAATTAGTCACAGAAGCTCTCTATACATGTGTGACTAATGGCATATAAAAACCAAGATACTTCAAACCTAAGTCGCTTTCTATGAGCTAGCATATACTGCTAATTAGCAGTTGTCTATTACTCTGAAACAAAATGTGTTCCAGTCTGGACAAAgggatttcattatttttgaagtTGTATGTGATGTTTAGGGCTCAAGCTTGCTAAAATGAGATGTTATTATTTATACTTGCCTTTTGCCTGCATAGTCAAGTAAAGTTGTTTTGAAATTAATTGATCTTTAAACTTGACTTCAACAGATGAAACACCCAtctactttcttctattttcctctaACAATTATTTGTAACTATCCAGGTAAACTCCAAGTCATTTGGAATATATATCCAAAGACTAGTTAAATTCAAGGGAACCATGtaaatttcattgaaaaatagtaattttgttcttattatttgAGTAAATCGTTAAAATTCTTGGAATATAAATTGAAGAATGTTATAGAGGATATGAGATTGTATTCCTTAGCCACATTAGAAGTTTGGTAATAAATTTGTGATTGCCTTCCATTATATTCATCTTAAAGATTAAAATGTGCCTAATTATTAGTTTTGTGATCTCTTGTAAGTTGCttatgaatgaaattaaatgaaaaatttatttacatatttacatttaaaatcaaGTAACTGAACGATTTATTTATATGCAAGGTATTTtttagaattgtgagaaaaaacTAAGATTTTTATGAAACATCTGTCATTAAAAGATGAGAACTAAGGTAACTAGGGAGGTTTAGGGTGTTATCTGTCCTCTGTCAAATATACGAAATTAGAGAAGAGACAGATTAGGTGTCCTCTGGCATTCTCCTTGATGCTCATTCTCCCTGGGCATTGCCATCTCTGGACAGCTTGGTGACATGAGCTAATCAACAGTATAAGACCTACATTCCACAGAGACTTCAGCCAGGTAAACAGGTTTAGGTCTTCATCTGTGCCAGTCCAGTCACAGCATAGTGTCATTTTACACTCTCACGTTGCTCATGGAGTCTCTCTGTCATAAAGCCAGGTCACTGTATTGCAGAAATAATACTAAGAGTTCGAAGTTGCTTTTCTTCAGCTTTCTACTAGCTAGAGGCGCAATGCAGATCTCCAGTACCAGGTGAAGATACATGAAGTCATCATGAGAAAGTGTCTTCTTGCTTAAGAAGAATTTCTGGACAATCCAATGCTGGTATAATCAACTGTTGCATTCACTCCACACAACCTAATTCCTGATTCTACACATCCAAGTTTTAACCCCAGTACTTTATTAAAGGCAATAAGTTGGAGATGAGGTAGGAAAGTAGCTTAGGACCTGCAGATAAGGTGAATAAAGGTGAGTGGAATGGAACTCAGTCTCTGTGTTGCTTTTGCAAGtggaaagttattttatttccagttgcaattattgttgaaagaaaaagctaaattGGTTTGCATGTATGTCCATTGACAAAACGAACAgactaaagaattcaccaaataTTAGAACTAAATTTAATTGTTCATTTTATAAGCTAACAATTTCTTCCTAGAAGTTTAATCCTATTGAAgtaccattttattcttttaaaatttattttatatatattttatatactttatttatttattatacctTAGTATGTACATATGGAAAATAGTTTAAATAGAGCATATTTAGGTGTAGTAAAATACGCCCTTCAGTTAGAAAAATAGTGTATGCGTGTATGTAAAATTATTAGATCATAtgctttcattctttccctttgtcttcttattttccgtgaaattacacaatatttgtTCTCTATGGTTAAAATGTATTCTCagtatttgtagttttaaaatgtttatttttctcccttaaagaggcaccaaaatatctaaaatatgtatagTCTTCAAAATGCTAGGTTGCAAGTTACAACAAGAAGTTTCCGTTTTGTAATATTGTATCAATGCATCTTTATGTTGACTTTATTGTTAATGAGAAATGATGATTCGTCAGTTGGTTACAAATATcaatttaaagaggaaaagttaGCAACATAGAAGTGACCTGAATGTTTAATTAATTGATGAGCTAGgaaacaagtttttttttctattgaggtcacattggttgataactttacataaatttcaggtatacattattatatttcaacttccatatagactgcatcatgttcaccaccgaaagtctAGTTTTTTATGGGATTACATTGAGGTGATGTGTAAAGTGCACTAGTGACCGTCCTTCCATCCTTGCACCTGCTCATGAATGACTCTTGTATGAACATTGTTGGTGCCCAGCTCAGATGTTCTTTACTGGCTGGAGCCCTCATCCATACCTTACTTGTTATGGATGAGTTCAGTCTAACATGAGGCTATGGAAATTTTATCAGCACTTTTTCAGGATTCATTCAGGAACTGGAGAGGGCAGAGTTTGTATGTTAAATATATCAGTGAATGTTGTATAATTAGAAATATCTTAAATACAGACATTATCTTGgatcttttatctttaaaatgtgtaGTTTGCATACTGAGTATCTGATTTTATTGAAATAAGTATTCTTCCACTAAAATTCTTGGAGTTACATTATATTTCAATATTGTGCAATTTTTGTAATTGTAAACTACTACCTCTACCACATGATATGTGTCAGTACTAAGCATTTAACCTGTTTCATTTGATGCCTGTTCTCTTGATTTTTATTGTCAAGTTGTGTTTTTGTGAGATGTCATTCCcgattatattctttttttgatgGTAAGTTTTACATAGGATGCCATCTTTGTTTTGTAAGAATCTATTTATTTTAcctattcaaaatttttttctatgagtataatctccattttttaaattatttacttttttgtatcCAAAGTAATCATTTGTGTGCAAATTTTATAATAGGACTTTCCTATGTCATGTCATATTGTGATGGTTACTAAGGACATCATTCTTTTCTCCAGTACCTAGGATGCATGTGTCTAATATTTCcagtcattattatttatatagtttatcTAATGTGAATCAATCTTTCTTATCGCATTTTGTCAATTGATACTTATCTAAACAGAGATGACGATTCCCAGTTAAATTACACAATTCTTTAAATGTGGCAGGAAGGGAATCAAGTAAAATTTCTCATTTGACTTTAGCgaaaaaaatattccttctcttGGAAGATTGCTTTTGTGGTGGTGCAAACAGCTTTAGGAGGGATGGATTCCAACTAAGAAAAGACGAGCAGAACAAAGTACCCTAGATCAGCAGAACATACTCTTGAGAATTAATGGGATAATGCATCTTACAGCTAGATCTTTCCCATATCTAGTCTTCCAAAAGGATAATGATTTTCCTGAattgtaatgagaaaaaaatcaaaagtcagAAGATAGAATATGACATTAGtatcctaattacctcccagtGTGCTCTCCAGAGTGGCATTGGAAGCAATGATCACACTTAGGCAAtcacattcttttttctgttttagtggGCATCTCCTTtgcctgatattttatttttaacttgaaatcATATTCATTTTTGTCTCTGTCAGATAGGTAGGTATACAGCATTCTTTTTTTactaaaatacaaattatcatGTAAAGCAAAATATGGTTTGTACAACTTCATCTCACCAGGGTTTATCTTTGATGAATTGCCATCTTGGTCTTTATTtatatgataaaagaaaatacatcattattttattataatggtGCTTTATTATATTGGTGTTTCCCTTGGATgagttagcattttatttttgcccTCCTTCACTCTCATGAATACTTCTTTTATTACGTACAATTTAAATATTAGCCAGCAGTTCATTTCAGATGAGTGTCTCTatctatatttgtgtatgtgtgcatgagACTGAACCACggcttgtttttatttgcttttctgagcAGGTGTGAGTCAGAGGATGTATCTTGTCATTTCCTATTTAGACTGTCTCccatattttcataataattctattatgaatttttttgtgcatagatttttgtgtggatatcGCTGATCACATTCTTATAAGAAATCAAAGGAAGTATGAAATATAGTGAAATACTACATTCTCTATGTCATGTGTGATGATTGCTCTGAATTTTAATGCATCTATTTGATTGACGATAAAGTAATCTGGTTAAAAGTATGAACTTTGATGTCGTAGGGATCTGGGTTGACGTTAAAACATTTAGAAGTTTAACGATCTTGGGTAAGCTATTCAACAACTTTAATCGATTTGTTCATATGTTTAAAGGGGACGGCAAATAagtttcaaaatttctttaagaCTTTAGTTGAGATTATGCATGTCAATATTTTAGAGCATATCAAACACTCAATAATACCAGCCAGTATTAACATTGGTAATGTAAGTAGCATATCAGTTCAACTTTTGgatacttcaattttttaaactttaaatgtgaaaacattttgtatAGATCAAATATTGGTTTTCTAGATAAGCGAAAAGAACTCTCCCATACTGTTGTTTTGTTACTGAGTATAAATGTAATTTAGTTTAACTAATCCTTCTCATGTGCGATGTATTAAATTTCTATTGAGAATGATTTTATATtccaaaacataaatttttttggttgtttgctttcttttgaacTAAATTCTGAGACAAGAAGGACATTTACATCTGTGATAGAGGATATTTCCCAGTGGCCTCTCTAGCACTAATGCTTCTTTCCCTTGATCTTTACTTTTCccttattaagattttattaatatttattttatgccacTTTGTACCAATTTATTTTGCACATCAAAGTGTCTATGCCCAAATCTGATTCAGATTTTaagtcttataaaaataaaaaatttaccaatTGATTATCCATTTGAATTTGCTAGAactgaaatattcattttctgaTGCCAGTTAGGTCAGTGTATGACCGTCCTTATGCAATGCTAAATAGTTGGATGAAAATGGGAATCAACTAACCTTAGAGCTGGCAAGGTGTTTGGTCCAGTGTAACTCACTCTTCAAGGTAGCTTCCAGAAaggtgtatatataaaattaacctTATGTAGATGGATGTTCTTAGGTTTCTATAATAccaaaatatccttttatttatgCCTTTATTTGTATTGCTTTTAGTTTTACAATAGATCTCTTTGATTTGTCATTGCTTTGACaatgtgtctgtctttttctctatgtatttatctttttaattattttatcacgGGGAGTGATGTAAATCATTACACTTTGCACATAGACTACACAATGGGATAACGATTAAAAATTTCTACCCTGATTAGAATGTtgacagaaaacaatcccacctCTTTCAGGAATTCTACACACTCTAGTTGTTGGTAATATGTGAAAAtgaaatcagcagaaggaaaggaaagtgtTGGCCACTGGACTTTAGAGTTGTGATTCCAACTGACTACTCATAGCCGATGTATTTTCAGAGGACTTGTAAAATTGGTATGGTAATTTTAGGCATCTTGAGGGCAAGAGTTAAACACTGAAACTGAATAGTGGTAATTGAGTGGTGTCTGACTATTTGTTTTTCCACTGTAAAATGACCAGGGTAGCCCTCACAAATAGAATGTTTTAGGTAGAGTACAGATGCAAAACTGTCAAAATATGCAGTCAGCATTATTAGTGATATTTTGAATGTAATTTAATCTAGATCATAAAATCCAATATCTGAATGTATTTTAGATGTTATCTTGCATTATATTCTCTTGCATGTGAGGTATGTACAATTCAGTTGTGTAGAATTTTGAGACACATATTTAAAGTAACCTTCTgcctctgtctgcttctctttcttattctttctgatCACGCTGCagtatttccctcattttctctaACGTACATATATTCTGACGGTACTTTAGATCCTATTAAACTCAATCTGAAACAGCTCTTTCAAACCCATAAATAATGCAACTTAAGGTCTATTATTTGATTTTCCTTGTAttaaatatcaatgaaattaCCTTTAATGCTAACATAGAACTACAATGGTATAAGATATGTTCATCTCAGTGAGTACACCATTTATGAAAGCAGTTGCGTATGAAAATCCCATGGCTATGTCTTTTAACACAATAGATGCACCCCAACCCCACCATttactattgtttttttaaagattggcacctgagctaatgacctttgccaatcttcttttttttttcctgctttttctccccaaatccttcttgtgggtccttctagttgtgtaatgtgggacgccgcctcagtgtggcctcacaagtggtgccatatccttgtccagaatctgaaccagtgaaaccctgggctgctgaagccgagtacatgaacttaaccactgggccaaggGTCCGGCTCCTGCAATTTACTTTTTGAAGACACCTTCTGAAAATGTCTAAATGCTTGGTTTGACAGgaaccaagtgctgacaaggatggaacagaaaaatggaagttCTCTCACTGGGTTTGTCCTGCTGGCTTTCTCTGACAGGCCTCAACTGGAGCTGGTCCTCTTTGTGGTTCTTTTGATCTTCTATATCTTCGCTTTGCTGGGAAACACAACCATCATCGCATTGTCCCACCTGGACCCACATCTTCACactcccatgtactttttcctctccaaCCTCAGCTTTCTGGACCTGTGTTACACTACTAGCATTGTTCCCCAGTTCCTGGTTAATCTCAGGGGAACAGACAAATCTATCTCCTTTGCTGGTTGTGTAGTTCAGCTGTTCATCTCTCTAGGCTTGGGAGGCACTGAATGTGTTCTCTTAGGAGTTATGGCATTTGACCGTTATGTAGCTGTCTGCAGGCCCCTTTACTACACAGTAATCATGCACCCCCGTCTCTGTGCCCTGATGGCTTCTGCTTCATGGTTCATTGGTTTTGCCAACTCCTTATTGCAGACAGTCTTCACTTTCCTTTTACCAATTTGtgggagaaataaattagatCACTTTTTCTGTGAGGTCCCTGCATTTCTCAAGCTTGCCTGCATTGACACCAGTATGATTCAGTCAGAGATGTTTTTTCTCGgtgttttcattcttctcataCCTGTTACATCAATCATGTTCTCCTACTGTCAGATTGTCAGGGCCATCTTAAGGATAAAGTCAGCAGCAGGGCAGACAAAAGCATTTGGGACATGTGGATCTCACCTCACAGTGGTCACTCTGTTCTATGGCACAGCCATCTATGCTTATCTCCAGCCCAGCAACAACTACTCTCAGGATCAGGGCAAGTTCATAGCTCTTTTCTACACCATCGTTACTCCCATGATCAACCCCCTCATCTATACActgaggaacaaggatgtgaaggGAGCAATGAGGAAGGTGCTTTGGAAGGACTATGACTCCAGATGACGTGACAAGGAAGACACGTTAATAGAAGGACTTCGAATACCAGAGCCCTTAAGATGTTTGTGTCGTCCAGGATTCTTCCAAAATTTCCCTTGACAGCTCTCAAAGGAATTTCCTTACCTCATTCTCTCATGAAAATGGGTGTTGAAAATCTAAGTTCATGGATTCATTCcaacctccagaattgtgaattttattttttagagcatcTGCCTTTTGTTTATTGTTATTAAAGCCTCCACAGATGTCTCTTATTTGCAGTCTCACTTGCAAACATTATTCCATTTCTACTTGCAAAAAGATATTTAAGTACATACCATAAAGGCACAGCCAAATAAGAGCATGAAGCCACTGAAACCTTGTAAGAAATATTGACATTGTATCATTTCCTAGCAATTACTGGAGCATACCACTTAGTCTTGCATTTGGGCATGGATCTGTTACAAAGTCCAAAAGTTGACTATACCGTCTTTTTCATAGAAGCAGGTAGGAAAACTGTGGAAAAAACAAACTAAGCTCAAAGAAAAACTTACTAACATCAATCCTGATAAAGCCATTCTGGAGTTCATCCCAACAGTGACCTCACCAGTGCGGTAGCCATATTATGTGGCATTTATTTCATAGAAGGCTGTACACAGGATCACTGGGTGAAGGGAATGATGCAATACTGCCAGTGACAATGGTAGCCATTTGCTGGTAGTGCTTATGTATAATTTGGTCTATAGCCATAGAACATCAATGGTTACTTAAATTTGCAAGTccccttttacttttttgaaaatcaatttagaGGACATTATCATATCTGAATAGTACATGACCCAAGTTCTATTTCATAGTTTACACATTTTGCCTAGTAATGTAGCCAAAGTTTCAAAGggtaaaatacattaaatttctctcttcttacattttataaaattgtttgaTTCAGACATCCATTGGTCAGTGCCTTCGTATCTCACATCCTGCAACACCCCATATAATTTGAATTCAGTGACATAATATAACAATATAAGAAGTAGCCTCTTATTCCCAGGAAACCTCATGTTTTCTGGAAGCTTACTCAAATTCATCTGGaggaaatttaaagaataatgtgcatattaatttttaaaaatctctatatgCCTAAACTTTATAAACAGCCATCTCGTGAAATAATCTTCATTCAATTCTGAATTATGCAATAAGTATAAACATTCCAGAAAAATTGAATCTGACATTCTAGCCCTGAGATCCCCATCAAAGCTCAGTTTGCAGTGTATATTTGTCTTGGGATATGAATCCTGGTGTTTGCATATATTTAATGTCATGAACAGTGTATTTTTCCATGGAGGTTAAAGTTTTGACAATGTCATCATCACAGAAATGTTTGTGGTTTTTGATAGGTTTTCCCAAAGTGTAGCACAGTGAAGGTAAATACACGTGTGTCTCTGGGTGGAGACATGCAAAATATTATCATACAGTCTCCTGTCCTGACAACCAACCTACATCCTCCTGGGCCTTGAACCTCCTCTGTTTGTCATGCTCATGACAAGTGATCTTGAAAGAGACCCAGGTTGGTGAACTGGCAATGACAGCTAGGAGAGATTATACACATGGTCAAGATTCTATCTGTATCCTTAAGAGCATCCCAGCATTCACACTTGAAATCAACACTTGGAAAAACATGTAATTTGACACCATAGAAATGCTTAATTTATACCAGTATAAAAACAGTTTTGGAATACTGCTTACCCCAAGTTGTGACAAATTTCCCACTCTCCATTATTGCTCAACAGCACCTTGAAATTTCTACCCAAGTGGTCAATTTAAAATCCCGTGAATGAACTTTGTTTGGTGCAGAAAACCTCAAGGTCTCCTGAAGCCATTgatataagaaaatttttatcCATTGAagtatatggggaagccattctggtttgaGTTGATCTGGCCTGAATTTTATTTGAACCCAAGAAGCCTGACATTTGACCTGTCAAATGtgtattgtacatctgctttaatcaTTACCTTAAAGTAAAAAATTGTACTCTTTTGAAGATAAGAATCAATACCTCCCTTCTTACAACGCCAGCACTCTTTGAAGATATGTCTCAGTCCCCAGGACGCCAGAGTCATGTTGACCTGCTGTGTACATGCTAATCTGTAAGAAACTTCTCCTTGAACTCTTGCAGGAATGTACCCCTGTCATGCTTGATGTATGCATCTTTGTTTTGAAAAGGTATATATCTGTGCTAAAAATCACTCTTCTCCAGGCCCTTTTCTTCCCCTGTGAAGGCTGAGACTCCCAGGATATAGTCCTCAGTTTGACTcaaataaaactcttttcttttcttttgcaataaAATGATTATCGTTATTTGCATTGACACTACAGAGACTATTGTTCTGACTGAGCCACTGCTTCTCTGCTCTTAAGGACACACAAAACGCTGCcaaacacatttatttcctttaagtaAACACGTGAATGGGACTTGAAATAGTTACATTCCTTGGAAATAAATTACAGATAATAAACATCTCTGAGCcccatgataaaatttaaaaaaaattgcacaaGAGGCCAATCTCAGGTTCAGTATTGTGctgtaacatttttcaaatgggaTCTAAGAACTCTCCCTTCTCAAGCTCTCCATGCTTTGTCTATAACAGACTACAGGGGTTGAGTCAATGGCCCCCCAaattatttggattgtttccttcTGAATTCTCACTAACAACTGTGGAAAAGCTGCAGTGATTTTACCCAAGGTTGGCTAAATTCCTTTGTCCCATCTGTGTTGAGCATGTGGAGTTCAGGACTATCATTGTGCCCTAGAACAATTCATGGATTCTTCCagctgtaggagaggaagacaattcctctaccctctaggtccttctggcttgtGTAAGAATTAAATTGTTATGAGATAGAATAGCAGgggaaaataaaagttgaataaCATGTAttcatgggagaaacccagagaaactgagtaactcagccagaATGGCCGAAGCTGctgccttaaataccatcttcagctaaagacaaaggaagatgttgagggtagtggtttggggcttcaaaggggaagaaggcaatttaagtggagatagaaatgaaaatgtttgttaaacaagtatTTGTTGGGCTCTCTATAGACAATGTTATCTTATGATATTCCTGGAATAGggcttttatcttaaattctattTGGCAGTTAGGGGGAGAGCAAAGTCTCTTTCAGGGTCATTTgttctgaaaaataatcaaagcaaAGAGGtaaattttggggtggccaattctcaTCCCCCACCCAGTCCTTGTGTCCCCTGAGGAACACAGAGTGTACATCTTTGGCTCAGCTGATGAGTGATCATCAGAGACCCCAAATGTCAGTCAGACTCACATGAAGCACTGCTTAaagtggattcttttttttttaaacttttttattgaggtaacatcagtttatcacattatataaatttcagatgtacctcattatatttcgatttctttttagattacgtcatgttcaccactcaaagactaattacaatc is drawn from Equus quagga isolate Etosha38 unplaced genomic scaffold, UCLA_HA_Equagga_1.0 87649_RagTag, whole genome shotgun sequence and contains these coding sequences:
- the LOC124234544 gene encoding putative olfactory receptor 2B8, translated to MEQKNGSSLTGFVLLAFSDRPQLELVLFVVLLIFYIFALLGNTTIIALSHLDPHLHTPMYFFLSNLSFLDLCYTTSIVPQFLVNLRGTDKSISFAGCVVQLFISLGLGGTECVLLGVMAFDRYVAVCRPLYYTVIMHPRLCALMASASWFIGFANSLLQTVFTFLLPICGRNKLDHFFCEVPAFLKLACIDTSMIQSEMFFLGVFILLIPVTSIMFSYCQIVRAILRIKSAAGQTKAFGTCGSHLTVVTLFYGTAIYAYLQPSNNYSQDQGKFIALFYTIVTPMINPLIYTLRNKDVKGAMRKVLWKDYDSR